From the Antennarius striatus isolate MH-2024 chromosome 15, ASM4005453v1, whole genome shotgun sequence genome, the window acaccactgtcaTGCTAACGCCCGCATACAGACCGCTCCTTAGAGTCGTTAAACCTGTGAAGAGGCAGATAtgggtgtggcctgatgggtcgtgtaatggaaatttgtattgtgtgtgtcctgatttgactcttatcatgtcattactgagaacttggttcaaaacctctccatgcaactgctgggctaagtcacatcttagtttgtttggacacagaggtcacagcaggtcacagcccatcaaaccagatggagaaccaaaggagaaccgatggagaggagatggagacctgttttcagtcaaggtgtaagatgttttatgggtgcatgaaagcctcTAAATTGcattccaatgtgtaataaagatctcttagttttcttagttttggggtgataggtttggtgcattccaaaggtgtaaggtctcctgatacagatggtttacgagtgcgtgaaagcctcctacactgcattctcgagggtggtgatgtttattcctcagtggggggtaccaccaaaaggagggctgcctgagagctggaactggccattcctgctcgcatgcaggcctttcttcttaaaaggtataaaaggtgaggagtttcagtcTCAAAGAAGAGCGAAAGATagtaagaagagaaagaaagtaagaaagagagagtcagctgcgggttacctacggacgcccagcctggttgaagctactctgcctgggttgtaggctctccttccctgtgtcaaggtaagaggccaagcatatttggaatgccaccatatattgccttagctcaaccaactatttgtttgtttctgtgctctgtggggaattaaactaccagtttattctagcatcatagaattgtttgtttgcattgctatgcgctgcggggactaaacgacacatttggtctagcatcatagaggtcttttgacttattgtttgtttgtttgtttgtacttattgtttcttagtatttctattctctgcgtgtaataaatcacacattcattatagccctagaggagtggcttgattcattgtgtgagtgagttttctgtgtacccacctcctacgaacctatttattcaagtttttcacaaaacaggtcgtcagaggcactcctggactgcttctccaccacagactggagcgtattcaagacgcagccacccacaacaacaccacaggcctccaggagtacacggagaccgtcactgcatacatgaggaaatgcatggatgatgtcacggtcaccagaaccatctccgttccagccaaccagaagccttggctgacaggtgaagtccacaggcttcagagctggggacgaggtgggcctaaggacagctagggccaacctgtcacgaggcatccgAGTGGCCCAGAGACagtcctccaggaggatcgccacccacttcagcgacagcagagacaccaggaacctgtggtgGGGGATCcagtccattacggactacaagccccttctGCAGTCCtgtgacagctccaccactctgctgaaccagctgaatgacttctttgcgcgctttgaggcagacaacggcatcccggcacagaaggCTCCACCCCCTTCTGGCGACCAGGTGTTGACGCTTTCTCtggacagcgtgaggcaagtcctcagaaggaccaacacACGGAAagcccaggtcctgacaacattcctggtcgtgtcctgagagactgctgatgagctcacaggtgtcttcacagacatcttcaacatctccctgagccaggctgttgtccccacctgcctcaaagccaccaccatcatcccagtcccgaagaagtcgcccccatccgGCTCCAACGACTACCGCCCAGTTgaactcactcccatcctcatgaagtgcttcgagcggctagtcatgcaccacatcaagtctgccctcccttcaaccctggacccttttcagtttgcttaccggtccaaccgcTGGACTGATGACACCATCTCCATGGCCCTACacccaaccctcacccacctggagaccaaagactcgtacaccagaatgctgttcattgacttcagctcagcattgaACACAAtcgtcccccagcagctcatctatgaactggaccagcttggactcaacacctccacacgcaactggctgctggacttcctgacagggagaccacaggcagtatGAGTcggtaacaacacctccagcaccatcacgctgaacacgggagccctgtctgtgttgtactgcccgttttactgcctgttgtactgactgttgtactgactgttgtactgcctgttgtactgactgttgtactgactgttgtactgtctaccgtgggtcagagaggactgcagtttcatctgtgctgtatgtcgtgcatatatggtacacttgacaataaagctgactttgactttaacctgatatatgcatatatacatattagggctgtcactttaacacgttaattagattaatttcgctgcaaattaacgcgctataaaaattgaCGCAATTATTCGCGAgcggcaagtcaatgcgcaagcattttaaatttgtcccatcgagggacccgtaggctgcagtgacgtcacttcctacctgccccactagtcagaagcagagtgacgacaacagagatggacgcgacacaggagagcgagggaaGACCACTgggacctttgggaggaaagtttatttctaaaaagaacaaacatgggGCCATTGGGGCGGCAGAGGGTCAGTGGTAGAGCAGTCGTCTTAAAGACATCAGTGGCTCAAGTCCCACTCCCACCAGGACATCCATCGGAGCATGAAAAaccttctcttcttggtgtattctattgattagtcatgcactacaattttgtcatttcctagaattcaaattctttatttgggggcctttagctggtatgagattaaaatgagattaattagattaatcaattacaaatcctgtaattaattagattaatttttttaatcgcctgacagcactagtatatacagtacatatatttaGAATGAAGAGTCTTCAGGTTTCctgtggttttatttcttttattcattcttttcttttcattggtGAGTCCAGGCTGACGGAGCTCCAGGTGAACCCGTGGAGCTCTGTCAGCGGTTGGTTCTGTTCCACACTCAGGTGGATTTCACTGATCCAGCTTCTTCAGGATGTCCTGGGCTGCTTCCAGAGTGGAGTCCTCCTTCAGGACAGAGACAGGAGAGAACTTTAGAAGAACGTGGTGAAATGAGTGAATGTAATGAGAGGGTATTCTGTGTACTTTGATGAAACAGAGGCGGATGTATTTGTCGAAGTCCTTCTTGTGCTGCCGGCTGTAGAACAAGGAGACAGGAATGGCTGACAGGCCCTGCAGGAGAAGATCCAACCGTCATGCGtgacttaaacacacacacattccacagGTTTGACAGGACATGTTGGGAATGTGCTTAACCCCTGTGTGACGCGCTGCGTTACTATAGAGTCTCTCCTGTCCGTCTCACCACCGGTTCAGGTGCAGATGTTCTGTTTTACCTTCTCCTTGATCATCCATTTGACGAATCTGCTGTCGTAGGGTTGGTCCTCAGAGCCGCGATCGTTCAGCTCCACCTCTGTCAGAAACACCACATGAGCACCAGCTGACATGATCACAAGCAACATGCTGGCGCCAGCGCCAGGGTGCCCCACACTCACTGAAGGAGGAGATGTCTACGATCATGAAGTAGCCTCCCTGCGGCAGAATGGGCTTCAGGCCCATCTCCTCCAGTGTGGAGGCCAGATTGTCCCTCTTGGTCTGCAGGAGCGCCGGCAGCTGGAGGAAGTAGCTCTGCGCCGTTCCAAACACCTCGTACTCCCTCTGGAAGCCCCGAGCAACGGCTTCCTGTTGACGGAGAAACGGGTCAGCTGGGCATCATGGGTAATGAACTATGAGCCACAGCTCAGGTATTGGAACCTGACCCCTGATCTTTGGAACTCGACCAAACTTTCAACCGCTGATCCAGGGCCCCCCGCCCCAGATGGAGGTGGGTGATGATGGTTGTTGTGTACTTTAAGCCACACGAGGAGTTCTATCACAGCTCATGAAGGTCAGGCAGGAAGAACTCAGTAGAGTCCACTGCTGGTCACCTTTGGAGCTAACAGCTAATGACCCGGGTTATGGTTACCAAGACCAAAGACAGGCCAGAACCTGTAGGTGGAACCCATGAAACAACGCGACCATCAGCATCCTGAAGATCACCTGTGCAGGTGAGGGAGCGTGTTTACCTGAGCAGCAGTTGGGCAGTCAGACACAGAAATCTGTTGCACGGCTCTTATGAATTTCATGATCTGTCCTTGGCTGATGGCCCAGCCCAcctgacaggaacaggaagcagccGTTACACAGGTGGTTGATGGAGCAACAACCTGATGATGTCTTCAGACATTCTTCCTCACCTTCCAGCCGGTGGCGCTGAAGGTCTTTCCAGCGCTGCCAATGGTGACGGTTCGTTCCCACATCCCAGGGAGGCTGGCTGTCAAGAAATTAAGTATTAAATTCAAAAAGAAATACCATCAGTGTTAGAAACCATCAGTGTTAGAAACCATCAGAATGTTAGAAACCATCAGTGTTAGAAACCATCAGTGTTAGAAACCATCAGAGTTAGAAACCATCAGTGTTAGAAACCATCAGTGTTAGAAACCATCAGTGTTAGAAACCATCAGAATGTTAGAAACCATCAGAATGTTAGAAACCATCAGAATGTTAGAAACCATCAGTGTTAGAAACCATCAGTGTTAGAAACCACCAGAATGTTAGAAACCACCAGAATGTTAGAAACCATCAGAATGTTAGAAACCATCAGTGTTAGAAACCATCAGTGTTAGAAACCACCAGAATGTTAGAAACCACCAGAATGTTAGAAACCATCAGAATGTTAGAAACCATCAGTGTTAGAAACCATCAGAGTTAGAAACCATCAGAATGTTAGAAACCATCAGTGTTAGAAACCATCAGTGTTAGAAACCATCAGTGTTAGAAACTATCAGTGTTAGAAACCATCAGAATGTTAGAAACCACCAGAATGTTAGAAACCATCAGAATGTTAGAAACCATCAGTGTTAGAAACCATCAGTGTTAGAAACCATCAGAATGTTAGAAACCATCAGAATGTTAGAAACCATCTTCATTAAGGCGCATGCTGTCCATCTAATCTCACCGATCCGGACATGCTGGGCTCCATCGTACGTCAGCCACTCGTAGACCTCGTCGCTGATGCAGATCACGTCGTACTTGATGCACAGATCAGCGATCATCTGGAGCTCCTCACGAGTGTAAACCTGTGAGAACACACGTGAAATGAGACTAGACCAGACAAGCCCGACGAACCGATGAGATGAACACCTGAACAACCAGCAGGTTTCTCTTACTTTGCCCAAAGGGTTGTTGGGATTGTTGATGACAATCGCTTTAGTTAGTGAAGAGAATTTACTTTCCAGCTCTTCAGGAGAAAGAACCCAGTCTCCAGACAGGCTGGCACAACCCCCACTTTTCTATAGTGAACAACAGAAATCCACAGGTTCTCTGGACAGTTGTACGTTTAAACAATGACTAAAGGCATAATGACACCGGTGTCATGGACTCACCTGTCTCAGAGGCACAGGCACCGACTTTCCCCCAGAAAGATGCACCATCGACTGATAGCAGTCAAAAAACGGTTCCACGATGATGACCTGGAAGACAAATGTCTCAGATTTCCTTCAGTCTGCTgccatcagctgtttgtttccTGGTGACACTGAGAGGATTCTCTAAAACCATGTCCCTGTGGAGACACTGAGGAGCCACACCCAACAGGTGTGAAGATGTTCCTGTTAATCACCAACCATGTGTCAAGAACATCATTGTCCAAGATTCACTTGATGTCTGCTGTCAGGGAGATACCGGTGTGTAAAGACAAAGCAAAGCTGAAGAAGCTGCCAGGAGGTGAAGACCTGAagctcttcctgtctctctgcTGCCTCCTTCCTGCATCCTTCTCCCTTCCTTCTTTTGGTGAACTCATCactgtcttcctctctgcctCGGGACGCTTCTGCTCGGACTCTCGTCTGCTTCCCCATCTCTCTGCCTGTTCTCCAGGCACTCCCTGACCACCCACGACCTGTCTCACCCCACTTCTGAACCCAACAACCACCCTGTCTTCAGGTTCCTCTTGATTTCTGGATCTGccttccctctcttcctctcattgGTGCTTTTCTTGCTATCCTGAACATTTGAAACCCTTGGGGCAGCCAATGAACTCTAATGTTCTGGACATGTTGGACAGACTTTGATCTGGATCCAAGTCCTGGACGGGTACCTGTTGTGCAGAACGGATCTTCTGGACGGATCTAACGGCTTGGAAACGATCAAACACCATTATTACTGTTTACCTTCTGATCTCAATCATATTTACAGTgaagacaacccccccccagagTAAACCTGAGTTGGTACCTCGtccccctcctccaccaggGCCTGGATGGTACAGAAGAGCGCGTGATAGGCTCCAACCgtcaccaccacctccccctGGGGGTCGATCTGGTGCCCCATCAGCCGGCTGAAGAACCGGGCCAAactctccaccagggggcggtgTCCCTgaggggatgatgatgatgaaggtgtgattCACTGCTGGACCAGTACGACCTGACGGTGGGGCGGGAGGTGTCTCCACCTACCACAGATCGGGTGTACTGGTGCATCCGGGGGGGGCCGTTCACAGCGTCACTGAAAGCCTCCCTCACAAAGTCAGGGGGGGCAAAATCAGGAAACCCCAGTCCGAGATTGACCGTCTGGTACTCTGCCGACAGGTGTCCCAGTTCACACCTGGTGGCACCACAGGGACAGATTCGCACCTTAGacaggtggggggtgggagggtggaCGGACGGAGGGACAGACGGACACTTTGTTTGGAGAAAATGTATGGAAAGATATGAGGATAATAAAAGTCTAGATCATGAATACTACAATACTACTAGaataatactagaataatacTACAATACTACTAGAATAATACTACAATACTACTAGaataatactagaataatacTACAATACTACTAGAATAATACTAAAATAATACTACAACACTACTAGAATAATACTACAATACTACTAGaataatactagaataatacTACAATACTACTAGaataatactagaataatacAACAATACTACTAGAATAATACTAAAATACTACTAGaataatactagaataatacTACAATCAATCAAACCCCGATCAAACTgatcaaactttatttacacaTCTGATCAGAGTACCGGGGCCGGTAACTCACCACACGTCATCATCCTCCGCCAAGTGTGCGCGGATCCGTCTCGCCATGATTCCCGCTGTGCGTCCGGCGGCTCCCCCCGCGTCTGAGCGACTGGCTCCGAACGGGTGGCGGCTCGTccctgggggaggggtggggaaCACCCTCCGtccacccctgtgtgtgtgagagaggtgtgtgtgtgtgagagaggtgtgtgtgtgtgtgtgtgtgtgtgtgtgtgtgtgtgtgagagagagaggtgtgtgtgtgtgtgtgtgtgtgtgtgtgtgtgtgtgtgtgtgtgtgtgtgtgtgtgtgtgagagagagagagagaggggtgtgtgtgtgtgtgtgtgtgtgtgtgtgtgtgtctgtgtgtgtctgtgtgtgtgtgtctgtgtgtgtgtgtgtgtgtgtgtgtgtgtgtgtgtgtgagaggtgtgtgtgtgtgtgtgtgtgtgtgtgtgtgtgtgagagagaggtgtgtgtgtgtgtgtgtgtgtgtgtgtgtgtgtgtgtgtgtgtgtgtgtgagagagagagagagaggggtgtgtgtgtgtgtgtgtgtgtgtgtgtgtgtgtgtctgtgtgtgtctgtgtgtgtgtgtctgtgtgtgtgtgtgtgtgtgtgtgtgtgagaggtgtgtgtgtgtctgtgtgtgtgtgtgtgtgtctgtgtgtgtgtgtgcgtgagtgagaggggtgtgtgtgtgtgtgtgtgtgtgtgagaggggtgtgtgtgtgagaggggtgtgtgtgtgttgaactcCTCCCACTACAGTTCCAGTTTAATGGGGAATAAAACGACGCCACGCACACGTGACGGGCGGACTCCCGAATCCAGCCTCTGATGTCATGACACAGCTACCCCGCTTCTGATTGGCTAGATCAGGACAGActttagccaatcagagtgaACTGTTCACAGACCGGAAGTGGAGTCCAAAAGTTTAAgatatgaagtgtgtgtgtgtgtgtgtatgtgtgtgtgtgtgtatgtgtgtgtgtgtctgtgtgtgtgtgtgtgtgtctgtgtgtgtgtgtctgtgtatgtgtgtgtgtgtctgtgtgtgtgtgtgtgtctgtgtgtgtgtgtctgtgtgtgtgtgtgtgtctgtgtgtgtgtgtgtgtctgtgtgtctgtgtgtgtgtctgtgtgtgtgtgtgtctgtgtgtgtgtgtgtatgtgtatgtgtgtgtgtgtctgtgtgtgtgtgtctgtgtgtgtgtgtgtgtgtgtctgtgtgtgtgtgtgtgtgtctgtgtgtgtgtgtctgtgtgtgtgtgtgtctgtgtgtgtgtgtctgtgtgtgtgtgtgtgtgtgtgtgtgtgtctgtgtgtgtgtgtctgtgtgtgtgtctgtgtgtgtgtgtgtgtgtgtgtgtgtgtgtgtctgtgtgtgtgtgtgtgtctgtgtgtgtctgtgtgtgtgtgtgtgtgtgtgtgtctgtgtgtgtctgtatgtgtgtgtgtgtatgtgtgtctgtgtgtgtgtgtctgtgtgtgtgtatgtgtgtgtgtctgtgtgtgtgtgtgtgtgtctgtgtgtgtgtgtgtctgtgtgtgtgtgtgtctgtgtgtgtgtgtgtgtgtctgtgtgtgtgtgtgtgtctgtgtgtgtgtgtgtgtgtctgtgtgtgtgtgtgtgtgtctgtgtgtgtgtctgtgtgtgtgtgtgtctgtgtgtgtgtgtgtctgtgtgtgtgtgtgtctgtgtgtgtgtgtgtgtgtctgtgtgtgtgtgtgtgtctgtgtgtgtgtgtgtgtgtctgtgtgtgtgtctgtgtgtgtgtgtgtgtctgtgtgtgtgtgtgtatgtgtatgtgtgtgtgtgtctgtgtgtgtgtgtctgtgtgtgtgtgtctgtgtgtgtgtgtgtgtgtgtgtgtgtgagaggggtgtgtgtgtgtgtgtgtgtgtgtgagaggggtgtgtgtgttgaactcCTCCCACTACAGTTCCAGTTTAATGGGGAATAAAACGACGCCACGCACACGTGACGGGCGGACTCCCGAATCCAGCCTCTGATGTCATGACACAGCTACCCCGCTTCTGATTGGCTAGATCAGGACAGActttagccaatcagagtgaACTGTTCACAGACCGGAAGTGGAGTCCAAAAGTTTAAgatatgaagtgtgtgtgtgtgtgtgtgtatgtgtgtgtgtgtgtatgtgtgggtgtgtctgtgtgtgtgtgtgtgtgtctgtgtgtgtgtgtctgtgtatgtgtgtgtgtgtctgtgtgtgtgtgtgtgtctgtgtgtgtgtgtctgtgtgtgtgtgtgtgtctgtgtgtgtgtgtgtgtgtgtctgtgtgtctgtgtgtgtgtctgtgtgtgtgtgtgtctgtgtgtgtgtgtgtatgtgtatgtgtgtgtgtgtctgtgtgtgtgtgtctgtgtgtgtgtgtgtgtgtgtgtctgtgtgtgtgtgtctgtgtgtctgtgtgtgtgtgtctgtgtgtgtgtgtgtctgtgtgtgtgtgtctgtgtgtgtgtgtgtgtgtgtgtgtgtctgtgtgtgtgtgtctgtgtgtgtgtctgtgtgtgtgtgtgtgtgtgtgtgtgtgtgtctgtgtgtgtgtgtgtgtgtctgtgtgtgtctgtgtgtgtgtgtgtgtgtgtgtgtctgtgtgtgtctgtatgtgtgtgtgtgtatgtgtgtctgtgtgtgtgtgtctgtgtgtgtgtatgtgtgtgtgtctgtgtgtgtgtgtgtgtgtctgtgtgtgtgtgtgtctgtgtgtgtgtgtgtctgtgtgtgtgtgtgtgtgtctgtgtgtgtgtgtgtgtctgtgtgtgtgtgtgtgtgtctgtgtgtgtgtctgtgtgtgtgtgtgtgtctgtgtgtgtgtgtgtatgtgtatgtgtgtgtgtgtctgtgtgtgtgtgtctgtgtgtgtgtgtctgtgtgtgtgtgtgtgtgtgtgtgtgtgagaggggtgtgtgtgtgtgtgtgcgtgagtgagaggggtgtgtgtgtgagaggggtgtgtgtgttgaactcCTCCCACTACAGTTCCAGTTTAATGGGGAATAAAACGACGCCACGCACACGTGACGGGCGGACTCCCGAATCCAGCCTCTGATGTCATGACACAGCTACCCCGCTTCTGATTGGCTAGATCAGGACAGActttagccaatcagagtgaACTGTTCACAGACCGGAAGTGGAGTCCAAAAGTTTAAgatatgaagtgtgtgtgtgtgtgtgtgtatgtgtgtgtgtgtatgtctgtgtgtgtctgtgtgtctgtgtgtgtgtgtgtatgtgtgtgtgtgtgtgtgtatgtgtgtgtgtatgtgtgtgtgtgtatgtgtctgtgtgtctgtgtgtgtgtgtatgtgtgtgtgtgtctgtgtgtgtgtgtgtgtctgtgtgtgtgtgtgtgtctgtgtgtgtgcgtgtgtctgtgtctgtgtgtctgtctgtgtgtgtgtctgtgtgtgtgtgtgtatgtgtatgtgtctgtgtgtctgtgtctgtgtgtgtgtctgtgtgtgtgtgtctgtgtgtgtgtgtctgtgtgtgtgtgtctgtgtatgtgtgtgtgtgtatgtgtgtgtgtgtctgtgtgtgtgtgtctgtgtgtgtgtatgtgtgtgtgtctgtgtgtgtgtctgtgtgtgtctgtgtgtgtgtgtgtgtgtgtgtctgtgtgtgtgtctgtgtgtgtgtgtgtatgtgtatgtgtgtgtgtgtctgtgtgtgtgtgtctgtgtgtgtgtgtgtgtgtgtgtgtgagaggggtgtgtgtgtgagaggggtgtgtgtgttgaactcCTCCCACTACAGTTCCAGTTTAATGGGGAATAAAACGACGCCACGCACACGTGACGGGCGGACTCCCGAATCCAGCCTCTGATGTCATGACACAGCTACCCCGCTTCTGATTGGCTAGATCAGGACAGActttagccaatcagagtgaACTGTTCACAGACCGGAAGTGGAGTCCAAAAGTTTAAgatataaagtgtgtgtgtgtgtgtgtgtgtatgtgtgtgtgtgtatgtgtgtgtgtgtgtgtgtgtgtgtgtgtatgtgtctgtgtgtctgtgtgtgtctgtgtgtgtgtatgtgtgtgtgtgtctgtgtgtgtatgtgtgtgtgtctgtgtgtgtgtgtgtgtatgtgtgtgtgtgta encodes:
- the LOC137608995 gene encoding kynurenine--oxoglutarate transaminase 1-like isoform X2; translation: MHQYTRSVGHRPLVESLARFFSRLMGHQIDPQGEVVVTVGAYHALFCTIQALVEEGDEVIIVEPFFDCYQSMVHLSGGKSVPVPLRQKSGGCASLSGDWVLSPEELESKFSSLTKAIVINNPNNPLGKVYTREELQMIADLCIKYDVICISDEVYEWLTYDGAQHVRIASLPGMWERTVTIGSAGKTFSATGWKVGWAISQGQIMKFIRAVQQISVSDCPTAAQEAVARGFQREYEVFGTAQSYFLQLPALLQTKRDNLASTLEEMGLKPILPQGGYFMIVDISSFKVELNDRGSEDQPYDSRFVKWMIKEKGLSAIPVSLFYSRQHKKDFDKYIRLCFIKEDSTLEAAQDILKKLDQ
- the LOC137608995 gene encoding kynurenine--oxoglutarate transaminase 1-like isoform X1 gives rise to the protein MARRIRAHLAEDDDVWCELGHLSAEYQTVNLGLGFPDFAPPDFVREAFSDAVNGPPRMHQYTRSVGHRPLVESLARFFSRLMGHQIDPQGEVVVTVGAYHALFCTIQALVEEGDEVIIVEPFFDCYQSMVHLSGGKSVPVPLRQKSGGCASLSGDWVLSPEELESKFSSLTKAIVINNPNNPLGKVYTREELQMIADLCIKYDVICISDEVYEWLTYDGAQHVRIASLPGMWERTVTIGSAGKTFSATGWKVGWAISQGQIMKFIRAVQQISVSDCPTAAQEAVARGFQREYEVFGTAQSYFLQLPALLQTKRDNLASTLEEMGLKPILPQGGYFMIVDISSFKVELNDRGSEDQPYDSRFVKWMIKEKGLSAIPVSLFYSRQHKKDFDKYIRLCFIKEDSTLEAAQDILKKLDQ